Part of the Sulfuricurvum kujiense DSM 16994 genome, CCGATTTGTTCCGCTTTTAGTGAAATCCCCGGTCCTGACGTTGCCGTCATAGACTTTGTACCCGCCATAGAAGCACCGAGCGCAACCGAAATACCGGCAATCTCATCTTCCATTTGGATAAATTTTCCACCCACTGTCGGCAGAAGATCAGACATCTCGTGCATTACTTCAGACGATGGAGTAATCGGATATCCGCCAAAAAACATACATCCGGCATCAAAAGCACCAAGTGCTGATAATTCGTTACCTGTAGAAATTACTTCTCTTGCCATTATTTCACTCCTGCTTGGTCTAAAGACATATATTTATTCGCAATAATAGCCGCTTGACGTGCTTTTGCATCATCCGTCAATTTTGCAAATTTATAGTCTGCTTTGTCCGCAACATAAATTGCAAAGTCTGGACAAGTAAGCTCACACTCATTGCATCCGATACAACTCTCAGGGTGATCGATCGAGATCATGGCACCCAAAGTCGATGTAGGCTCATAACGCATACCGAGTACACCTGATGGACATACTGATACACAAATATCACACGCTTTACAGTTATCGGTGTTTACCCATACAGGGACATTACCGGGATTGATCGTTTTAAACATCTGCTCTCCTACCTTTTAGTTTTGAACATCACGGAAAATCTCCGCGTCTATACTGGCCGATACGGCACCGAATCTACACCATCCGGTGAAATTCACTTACTGATTCGTCTCTTCGTTTGTTGAGAATTTCCCTACAGCACATGAGACAAAACTCTTGAGCTTCAGGGCGGCATTTTCGATAGCCCCCTCTTCCTCACCGATTAGAGGATAGCCGAGCTTTCTTAATATCATTTTAAACTGTGCTAATTGCGCCTCTTCCGCTATCGCAGCGGAAACTTTACGAGGCTCGCACGAGAGGTCAACATTGACCTCAGTAAATCCAGCTTCATTGAGAGCCTTGGTAATCGTATTAGCGCAACCGCCGCAACGAATATTTGCAACCTCAAAGATCTGAATCATTATTTTTTTGCCATCACTTCAGCAACCGCTTTTCCGATATCAGCCGGAGAAACAACGACTTTAACACCTGCCGCTTCAAGAGCCGCCATTTTTTCCGCTGCCGTACCTGACCCGCCGGAGATAATCGCACCTGCATGTCCCATACGTTTGCCCGCCGGAGCCGTTTGACCCGCGATAAATGCGACAACCGGTTTAGTAACGTGTTCTTTGATATAAGCAGCCGCTTGGATCTCCAAGTCACCGCCGATCTCACCGATCATGACGATCGCATGCGTTTCCGGATCCGCTTCGAACATCGGGAGCAATTGTTTATACGACAAACCGATGATCGGGTCACCGCCGATACCGACCGCAGTCGTAATACCGAATCCCTCTTTAACAACCTGATTGGCTGACTCATAGGTCAACGTCCCCGATTTAGAGATAAGGCCGATATTTCCTTTTTTGAAAATAAAGCCCGGCATAATCCCGATTTTGCACTCATCCGCCGTAATGATACCCGGACAGTTCGGCCCGATAGTCATCATGTTTTTCTTAACGGCATACGCTTTTGCATACATCATGTCTTTTACCGGAGCACCTTCGGTAATGATAACCGCAAGTTCAATCCCGGCGTCTGCCGCTTCCATAACCGCATCGGAGACGAAAGCAGGCGGAACGAAGATCATTGAAACAGTAGCGCCCGTTGAGCGAACCGCTTCTTCTACCGTATTAAATACCGGTTGACCGAGGTGTTCTTGTCCACCTTTACCCGGAGTAACCCCACCGACGATTTTTGTACCGTATGCGATACATTGCTCAGCGTGGAACGTACCCTCTTTTCCTGTAAAACCTTGAACGATTACTTTCGAATCTTTATTGACCAAAATAGACATTTATTTATGCTCCTTTTGCTGCTGCAACGGCTTTACGCGCACCGTCTGCAAGATCGGTAGCAGCAATGATATTTGAGATTCCGGCATTGTTTAAAATTTCAGCCGCTTCAATTGCGTTGGTTCCATCCAGACGAACGATAACCGGTACATCGACTTTCGTCAGTTTTGTCGCTTCCAAAATACCGTTTGCAACACGGTCACAACGAACAATTCCGCCGAAAATATTGACAAAAATCGCTTTTACGTTCGGGTCTTTCAAAATGATTTCGAACCCTTTTGCAACGGTTTCGGCATTTGCTCCGCCGCCCACGTCAAGGAAGTTAGCCGGTTTTCCGCCTTCATAGTTGATCGTATCCATCGTACCCATCGCAAGACCGGCACCGTTAACCATACAACCGACGTCACCGTCAAGTTTGATATAGCTAAGACCGAATTTGCCCGCTTCGATTTCAGTCGGTTCTTCTTCGCTCAAATCACGCATTTCATTCACTTGCGATTGGCGATAAAGGGCGTTGTTATCAAATCCCATTTTCGCATCAAGCGCCAAGAATTTGCCGTCACCCGTTTTGATCAACGGATTGATTTCGATCATCTCGGCATCGTGATCCATGTAGACACGATAAAGTGCGGATGCAAATTTGATAAACGTATTGATCTCTTCGACCGGAAGTCCGAGACCGAACGCCAATTTGCGCCCGTGGAAACTTTGAAACCCTGTCAACGGATCGATGGCTACTTTGATAATCTTTTCCGGAGAATCGTGTGCAACATCTTCAATCGCCATACCACCCTCAGTTGATGCCATCATGATCGGCATTTCCGATGCACGGTCAAGCAACATACCCAGGTAGTACTCTTTTTTAATGTCCGCACCCTCTTCTATGTAAACTTTTTGTACGAGTTTACCTTCCGGTCCAGTTTGATGTGTAACGAGCTGCATACCGAGAATTTGACTGGCCAATTCGCGTACTTCAGAAGTAGAACGGGCAAGTTTAACCCCGCCGCCCAAACCGCGTCCGCCGGCATGAATTTGAGCTTTAACCACCCAAACACTGCCGCCGAGTTCTTGTGCCGCTTTAACAGCCTCATCCGGTGTAAAAGCAATGTGACCGCGCGGTGTCGGTACGTTGTATTTTTTGAATAGTTCTTTAGCTTGATATTCGTGAATATTCATCCATTCCTCCTGTTATAAGTTTACGCTATTGGTCTTGTCATCTCTTCCGGGATGACATATTTATCGAACTCTTCCGCTGTAAGAAGACCGAGTTTGATCGCGGTCTCTTTCAATGTAGAGTTTTCTTTATGCGCCGTTTTGGCGATTTTTGCCGCATTTTCATATCCGATATACGGATTTAGTGCCGTTACCAGCATCAATGAGTTGTTCAGATATGCATCGATTTGCTCGCGAACCGGCTCGATACCGACGGCGCAGTTATCATTGAACGATACGATTGAATCAGCCAATAAACGGACCGACTGCAAAAAGTTATACGCAATGACCGGTTTGAATACATTAAGCTCAAAGTTCCCCTGGCTCGCCGCAAAACCGATACACGCATCGTTACCCATGACTTGACACGCAACCATCGTCACCGCTTCGCTTTGTGTCGGGTTGACTTTACCCGGCATAATCGATGAACCCGGCTCGTTTTCAGGAATCGTAATCTCGCCGATGCCGCAGCGAGGACCGCTCGCCAACCAACGGACATCATTTGCGATTTTCATCATATCTGCCGCAAGGGCCTTAAGGGCTCCGTGAGCGTATACGAGAGCGTCATGAGAGGTCAACGCATGAAACTTGTTCGGTGCGGTAACAAACTGATGCCCTGTGAGCTGTGATAGTTTTGCCGCTACGCGCTCGCCCAATTCAGGGTGTGCATTAAGTCCTGTGCCGACCGCTGTCCCGCCGAGTGCCAGTTCTCTAACCGACTCCAGAGAATCTTTCGCCATTTTCTCGCATTTGTTGAGCATCTCTACCCATCCGCTGATCTCTTGGCCGAGAGTAAGCGGAGTCGCATCTTGCAAATGGGTACGTCCGATTTTAACGATATCGCTGAACGCTTCAGATTTAGCTTGCAGCGTTTTACGCAAATGATCGATTGCCGGAAGAAGACGTGTCTCAACCGCAATGACTGAAGCAACGTGCAATGCCGTCGGATAGGTATCGTTGGAGCTTTGTGATTTGTTGACATCATCATTCGGATGAACCAATTTTTGAGTACGGAAATCACCGCCGAGAATTTCGGTAGCACGGCTAGCCAATACTTCGTTGTTGTTCATATTTGATTGCGTACCTGAACCCGTTTGCCATACGACAAGAGGATAATGCTCATCGAGTTTGCCTGAGAGCATTTCATCTGCAGCCTGAGCGATCGCATCGGCTTTTTCTTTGGATAGCATTCCAAGATCGCAGTTAACCAAAGCAACCGCTTTTTTCAGATAAGAGAATGCACGTGTGATTTCATACGGCATTTTCTCTTCCCCGATTTGGAAGTTTTCCAAAGAACGCTGTGTTTGCGCTCCCCAGTAAGTGTCGTTCGGTACCCGAACTTCACCCATCGTATCCTTTTCGATGCGATAACTCATTATTTGGCTCCTTCAAAAAATTTATTGGCATTCAACGTATCGATCAATCCCTGAACCGATTTGCACGATGCGGCAAACATCGCTTTTTCCGTCTCATTGAGTGTGACTTCGATAATTTTTTCAGCACCGTTGGCTCCAAGCATTACCGGTACACCGCTGACAACATCGTTAAATCCGTATTCGCCCTCGAGATAGACGGCACACGGATGGATTTGTTTCGTGTCTTTTAAAATCGCTTCGACCATAATCGCTGTTGCTTTTGCCGGAGCGTAGTACGCTGATCCCGTTTGGAGCAATGCAACGATTTCGGCTCCCCCTTTACGGGTACGCTGAACGATCTCATCGATCTCTTCATGCGTCAATACATCCGACAACGGTACACCCGCAACGGTCGAATAGCGAGGCAGCGGAACCATGTCATCGCCATGCCCCCCCATGACCGAAGCACGGATCTGCCCGCCTCCGTATCCGAGTTTTTCTTGGATAAATGCCGCCATACGGGCACTGTCCAAAACGCCCGCCATACCGATAACACGGCTTCGGTCAAATCCGCTTTCGCGCAATGCGACGTAAGTCATAGCATCCAACGGGTTAGAGACCATAATGACGATAGCGTTCGGAGAGTATTTTGCAACCCCTTCGATCACTTCACGGGTTACTTTTGCATTAATCATCAATAAATCATCACGACTCATACCCGGAAGACGCGGGCTTCCTGCAGTGATGACAACGACATCACAATCGGTCATATCCGCCATGCTCTCAGCTACGGTAACAATAGAGTGCGATCGTACCGCCGCTGCGGCTTGTGACATATCGAGTGCTTTACCTTTGGCAATCTCGATTTTATTGTCGCGTAAAATAATCTCATGGCAAGAGCCGAGCATTGCAAGCGAGTAGGCAATCGTCGATCCGACATTTCCTGCCCCTACGATTCCGACGCGTTTTCCTTTTACCATTCCATACTCCTTGTGTCATATCACTATTGCTCTCTGAAAAACAGAGAGAAATAAAAGACGATTCAATCGCCTTTTATCTATAGAAAAGCATTCTACAGATAAAAAGCGATCGGGGAGTTTCCCCAATCGTTGCTATCGTTTAGATAGCGGCAATAATTGCGTTAAGTGTAGCACTTGGACGCATTGCTTTTTCAGTTTTAGCAAAATCAGGGTGGAAGTAACCGCCGATATCTTGTGCTTTACCTTCTACTGAAAGAAGTTCTTCCATAATTTTTGCTTCATTTTCACTCAATGCTTTAGCAACCGGAGCAAAACGTGCTGCCAATTCAGCATCTACCGTTTGATTTGCAAGAGCTTTTGCCCAGAATTGTGCCAAAAAGAAGTGGCTAGCTTTGTTATCCGGCTCACCCGCTTTACGAGAAGGCTCTTTATTGTTGTCCAAATAAGCCGCATTTGCTTCATCAAGCGCAGCAGTCAATGCCGACAACTTGTTGCTTTTTTCGGTTTTGTTAATGTGACGCATCGCTTCTGCCAAAGCAAGGAACTCACCGAGTGAATCCCAGCGAAGGTGACCCTCATTAACAAATTGGTCTACGTGTTTAGGAGCAGATCCGCCCGCACCTGTTTCAAACAATCCGCCGCCCGCAAGCAATGGAACGATAGAAAGCATTTTAGCAGATGTTCCGAGTTCTAAGATAGGGAACAAGTCTGTCAAATAGTCACGCAAAACGTTACCGGTTGCAGAAATCGTATTTTGTCCTGCACGTACACGTTTTAGTGAGAACGCCATCGCTTTTTCAGGAGCCATGATGTGGTACTCAACGTTTGATTTGTTGAATTCCGGAAGATACGCGTTCACTTTTTTGATGATGTTTGCATCATGTGCACGGTTTTCATCCAACCAGAAGACTACCGGAACGTTTTCGATTTCTGAACGCTCAACCGCAAGACGTACCCAGTCTTTAACCGGAATGTCTTTTGTGCGGGACATACGCCAGATATCACCTTTCTCAACGTTGAAGCTCATCAAAGCACCGCTTGCATCGCTTACCGTTACAACACCGTCTTCGTTCATTTCAAATGTTGTCGGGTGTGAGCCGTACTCTTCCGCTTTTTGAGCCATCAAACCGACATTCGATACCGATCCCATTGTAGTAACGTCGAATTGACCGTTGATTTTACAATCTTCGATGATTTCCGAGTACATTGTCGCATAACAACGATCCGGGATTGTAACGATACATTGGTTTACTTTTCCGTCCGGTCCCCACATTTTTCCGCCGTCACGTACGACAACCGGAAGCGACGCATCAATGATGATGTCGTTCGAGAAGTGAAGATTTGTAATCCCTTTATCCGAATCAACCATCGCCATCGGAGCGCGTGATGCGTATACCGCTTGCATTGCAGCATTGATTTCAGCTTGTTTTTCTGCTGAAAGTTTTTGCATTTTCTTCTCAAGATCGCCAAGACCAAGATTCGGGTTAACACCGACCGATTTGAAATCGTCCGCAAATTTTTCATAAACGTCTTTGAAGAACACTGAAACCGCATGGCCGAACATGATCGGGTCACTTACTTTCATCATCGTGGCTTTAAGGTGAATCGACCAAAGAATCCCTTTTTCTTTTGCTTCATCCATAGACTCAGCCAAGAAAGAGCGAAGTGCTTTAGCAGACAT contains:
- a CDS encoding heavy-metal-associated domain-containing protein, coding for MIQIFEVANIRCGGCANTITKALNEAGFTEVNVDLSCEPRKVSAAIAEEAQLAQFKMILRKLGYPLIGEEEGAIENAALKLKSFVSCAVGKFSTNEETNQ
- the sucD gene encoding succinate--CoA ligase subunit alpha — translated: MSILVNKDSKVIVQGFTGKEGTFHAEQCIAYGTKIVGGVTPGKGGQEHLGQPVFNTVEEAVRSTGATVSMIFVPPAFVSDAVMEAADAGIELAVIITEGAPVKDMMYAKAYAVKKNMMTIGPNCPGIITADECKIGIMPGFIFKKGNIGLISKSGTLTYESANQVVKEGFGITTAVGIGGDPIIGLSYKQLLPMFEADPETHAIVMIGEIGGDLEIQAAAYIKEHVTKPVVAFIAGQTAPAGKRMGHAGAIISGGSGTAAEKMAALEAAGVKVVVSPADIGKAVAEVMAKK
- the fumC gene encoding class II fumarate hydratase gives rise to the protein MSYRIEKDTMGEVRVPNDTYWGAQTQRSLENFQIGEEKMPYEITRAFSYLKKAVALVNCDLGMLSKEKADAIAQAADEMLSGKLDEHYPLVVWQTGSGTQSNMNNNEVLASRATEILGGDFRTQKLVHPNDDVNKSQSSNDTYPTALHVASVIAVETRLLPAIDHLRKTLQAKSEAFSDIVKIGRTHLQDATPLTLGQEISGWVEMLNKCEKMAKDSLESVRELALGGTAVGTGLNAHPELGERVAAKLSQLTGHQFVTAPNKFHALTSHDALVYAHGALKALAADMMKIANDVRWLASGPRCGIGEITIPENEPGSSIMPGKVNPTQSEAVTMVACQVMGNDACIGFAASQGNFELNVFKPVIAYNFLQSVRLLADSIVSFNDNCAVGIEPVREQIDAYLNNSLMLVTALNPYIGYENAAKIAKTAHKENSTLKETAIKLGLLTAEEFDKYVIPEEMTRPIA
- a CDS encoding NADP-dependent isocitrate dehydrogenase; the encoded protein is MAKIIWSVIDEAPALATYSLLPIVNAFTKAAGVEVVTSDISLAGRVIATFPERMTDAQRIPDNLAQLGVVATQPDGVIIKLPNISASIPQLKACIEELQSQGYDLPNYPEEPKNDEEKEIQARYSACLGSAVNPVLREGNSDRRAAVAVKNFAKKNPHKLRGWDEGSKTRVAHMNSGDFYANEQSIIKNGDGKVTIALNGKTLKEIDAKDKEVLDGTFMSAKALRSFLAESMDEAKEKGILWSIHLKATMMKVSDPIMFGHAVSVFFKDVYEKFADDFKSVGVNPNLGLGDLEKKMQKLSAEKQAEINAAMQAVYASRAPMAMVDSDKGITNLHFSNDIIIDASLPVVVRDGGKMWGPDGKVNQCIVTIPDRCYATMYSEIIEDCKINGQFDVTTMGSVSNVGLMAQKAEEYGSHPTTFEMNEDGVVTVSDASGALMSFNVEKGDIWRMSRTKDIPVKDWVRLAVERSEIENVPVVFWLDENRAHDANIIKKVNAYLPEFNKSNVEYHIMAPEKAMAFSLKRVRAGQNTISATGNVLRDYLTDLFPILELGTSAKMLSIVPLLAGGGLFETGAGGSAPKHVDQFVNEGHLRWDSLGEFLALAEAMRHINKTEKSNKLSALTAALDEANAAYLDNNKEPSRKAGEPDNKASHFFLAQFWAKALANQTVDAELAARFAPVAKALSENEAKIMEELLSVEGKAQDIGGYFHPDFAKTEKAMRPSATLNAIIAAI
- the sucC gene encoding ADP-forming succinate--CoA ligase subunit beta — protein: MNIHEYQAKELFKKYNVPTPRGHIAFTPDEAVKAAQELGGSVWVVKAQIHAGGRGLGGGVKLARSTSEVRELASQILGMQLVTHQTGPEGKLVQKVYIEEGADIKKEYYLGMLLDRASEMPIMMASTEGGMAIEDVAHDSPEKIIKVAIDPLTGFQSFHGRKLAFGLGLPVEEINTFIKFASALYRVYMDHDAEMIEINPLIKTGDGKFLALDAKMGFDNNALYRQSQVNEMRDLSEEEPTEIEAGKFGLSYIKLDGDVGCMVNGAGLAMGTMDTINYEGGKPANFLDVGGGANAETVAKGFEIILKDPNVKAIFVNIFGGIVRCDRVANGILEATKLTKVDVPVIVRLDGTNAIEAAEILNNAGISNIIAATDLADGARKAVAAAKGA
- a CDS encoding 4Fe-4S dicluster domain-containing protein produces the protein MFKTINPGNVPVWVNTDNCKACDICVSVCPSGVLGMRYEPTSTLGAMISIDHPESCIGCNECELTCPDFAIYVADKADYKFAKLTDDAKARQAAIIANKYMSLDQAGVK
- the mdh gene encoding malate dehydrogenase, which translates into the protein MVKGKRVGIVGAGNVGSTIAYSLAMLGSCHEIILRDNKIEIAKGKALDMSQAAAAVRSHSIVTVAESMADMTDCDVVVITAGSPRLPGMSRDDLLMINAKVTREVIEGVAKYSPNAIVIMVSNPLDAMTYVALRESGFDRSRVIGMAGVLDSARMAAFIQEKLGYGGGQIRASVMGGHGDDMVPLPRYSTVAGVPLSDVLTHEEIDEIVQRTRKGGAEIVALLQTGSAYYAPAKATAIMVEAILKDTKQIHPCAVYLEGEYGFNDVVSGVPVMLGANGAEKIIEVTLNETEKAMFAASCKSVQGLIDTLNANKFFEGAK